The nucleotide window GAATGCTTCTATTTTTTTTTTATAACTGCCTATTTCCGGAAATTCATGAAATTTTAATCCGCAGCAGTTTTCGTCATATTTGAAACTTTCCTTTAATTCTTGTAAGGTTCCGGAAATTAAAAAAGCGAATATCATTATTCCGTCGTTTTTTAGAGAAGTTTTGCATCTTAATAAAAAAATATCTATATCGTTTAACCAGTGTATAGTTATATTTGAAAATATGACGTCGAACTTGTCAGGTTTAAAAGGCAGTAATTCTGCATCTCCGTTAATTAAGTATGCGTCATTGCTTCCTCTACCGGTTTTATTAATTCTTTCTTTTGCCTTGTCCAATAATCCTATGGCGATATCCAGACCAAAGTATTTAAATCCGCCCTGATTTAAATTTGTTTTTAATGCATCGTAGCCTTGGGCAGTTCCGCAGCCTACATCGAGAATTTGTAAGAATTTGCCGTTTTTATTAAATTCTTTGACGGACTCAGATATCATCGCCATTGTTATATTGTGGTAAGAAGTATGATTATCGTACTCTTCGGCGCTAGAAAAATTTTTTTTAACTTTATTTTTATCTATCATATTTAAAAAATTATTAATTATTAAATTAACTTACGACCGCGAATTTAGGATTTAACTTTACGGACTATTTCTTCTAATACATTTTTAAATAAAGCATCGTCTACGGTCAGGTTTATTCCTAGCCGCAATATTGCTTTGTTTTTGACGACTGCCGGATATCTTACTGCCTTTAAGTATATGCCGCCTTTTAAAAGTTCTTTTTCTATTGAAACGGCTTTTTCTTCTTCGCCGATTAATATAGGAATAATTTGGGTAGAGGAATTTAAAGTATTTAATCCAGATTCTTTTAAATATTCCCTTGCAAATTTAGCGTTATTTTGCAATTTTAAAACTATATCAGGGTTTTCTTCTACAATTTTTAAAGCCGATAGAGCGGATGCGGCAGAAGAAGGCGGGATTCCTGTAGAAAATATAAAGGCCCTGCTGAAATTAACGAGATATTCGATAATAGAGCCGCTCGAAAGAACGAACGCCCCGTTTGAAGCAAGCGCTTTGCCGAGAGTTCCTATAGTTATATCCGGTTTTGCATTATGAAAATCGGAACTGCCTCCGCCTTTTTTTCCTATTGTTCCTGTAGCGTGAGCATCGTCGATTATACTTAATGCGCCGTATTTTTCGGTTAAATCTAAAATAGCCGGCAAATCCGGTATATCGCCGTCCATGCTGAATACCCCTTCCGTTATAACCAATTTTATTTGATAATCTTTATATCTTAAAAGTACATTCTCTAAAGAATATAAATCGTTATGCTTAAAGCTTTTAAATTTAGCACCGGAGGCGATAACTCCGTCGATAATAGAAGCATGGGAAAGTTCGTCAAAAATTATAACCGTGTTTAGCGGAGATATACCGGCAAGAGCTCTTATAATTCCCGTATTAGCCTGATATCCCGAAGGGTATAATATACAATTATCATAACCGCCTTTAAATCTGCATAATTCTTTTTCAAGTTCGGAGTGGATATCATAATGACCGCATATTAAAAAAGAAGATCCGGCCGAAGTTCCGTATAAATCGATTGCTTGTTTTGCCGCCGTTTTTACTCTTTCGTTTAAAGAGAGTCCAAGATAATCGTTTGTTGCAAGATTGACGGTTACGGTGTTATAATGTGAAGTGAAGGAATATGGTTCGCTATTTAATTTTTCTATTTTTATATCGGGAATTTTTCGATAAAACCCCGATTTTTTATTTTCTTCTATTTTTTTTGAAATTAGTTCCGATAATATAGACATAACATTAAATATTATAGCATATTTAAATAAATATGGAATTTAAAGGGGTCAGATTTATTTAATTTAAAGGGGTCAGATTTATTTAATTTATTTTTTAATTTATTTGCTTAATTTGTAAAAAAAATTGATTATCAAATTATCATGAAAAAATTAGAATTAACGGCTGTAGATTTTTATCCAGAAATTATGAATATATACGGAGACAGGGGAAACATTATTTATTTTAAATATAGATGCTCCGTTTACGGCATAGAAATCAAAATAATAGATGTTACCATAGGCAGAAACTATGAAAAAGAATGCGAATCGGCGGATATTTTTTTTATGGGCGGGGGACAGGATGCCGAACAGGCTCTAATTTACGAAGATTTTTTTTCCGGTAAAAAAAATATTTTAATAGAATCTTTGAATAAAAATAAAATTATGCTTGCTATATGCGGCGGTTATCAGCTTTTGTGCAACCATTACAAATCTGCAGACGGTAAAATAATGAAAGGCATATCGATATTTAAGGGCTATACCGAATCCGGAACGCCGAGGCTGACCGGAAATATAGCCGTTAAATCGGGCGGTACGGTTTTAATAGGTTTTGAAAATCACGGCGGAAGGACATATTTAGACGGCAGTCAAAATTGCATAGGAACCGTATTGAAAGGACACGGAAACAACGGTAAAGATAAAACCGAGGGTGCGAGAACCGGTAATTTTTTCGGAACATATATGCATGGCAGTTTTCTGCCCAAAAATTTTGTTTTTTGCGATTATCTTATTGACTTAGCTTTGCAAAATAAATACGGTTTTAATTTATTGGAAGCATTGGAAATAAACGGCGTGAAAGCAGGCGAAATAGACAATAATTTTGAATTAAATGCCAGAAAAGACGTCCGCGATTTAAAAGGATTTATTTAGAGCTTTAATATCAGTTTATAACTTTCATCCAGATTCTCTCTTAGCTCTTAGCTCTTCTCTATTTTCCGTTTTTCGTATTTTACTTTAACCAAAGTGTCTAATCCGCCCCTTGATTCAAATTTTGCAGTAACTTCCATAAATTCCGGTTTCAACAGGCCGCTCAAATCGTTTATGATTCTGTTTACGGCGTGTTCCTGCAGGATCCCTACGTTCCTGAAAGAAAGCAGGTAATATTTCAGCGATTTCATTTCGACTAATTTTTTTGACGGTATATACGTTATAAAAATTTCCGCAGTATCCGGAAGTCCCGTCCAAGGACAGACGGACGTAAATTCCTTAGTAGATATAGTTACGGCCGTTCCGCTTCCTTTATACCGAAAATCTAATGTTTCTAATATTTCTACGTCTATGTTCTTTTCGTCTAAAATATCGAATCTTTTATTTAAATATTTATCTTCCATTAGTTTTTGATTTTTATTTTTTGATTTTTATTTTATAATATTTACTGTATTTGCTGTATTTTATAAATTATAACATAATTATTTTAAATCATAAATAAAATTTAATAATGAAATTTAATAATTCTCCTATAGGAATATTTGATTCAGGTCTCGGCGGACTTACCGTTTTTAAAGAAATAAGAAAAATTTTGCCTTTTGAAGACTTAATTTATTTCGGAGACACGGCCAGAGTCCCTTACGGAAACAAATCTAAAGAAACTATAATCAAATATTCCTCCGAAATATTAGGTTTTTTAACCGATAAAAAGATAAAGATAGCTATAGTAGCCTGCAATACTTCCTCGAGCTTGGCGCTCGATTATTTGCGCAAAATATCGCCTGTTCCGGTATTCGGAGTTATAGAGCCGGGCGCGCAAAAAGCGGTTGAGGTATCCCTGAAAATTTCCGGACGGAAGATTATAGCCGTAATAGGCACTTCCGCAACCGTTAAGAGCGGAGCATATTCTAAGACGATAAAAGAAAAAGCCGGATTATTATACGGCATTAAAAAAGTCGAAATGGCAAATGTTTCAAACATAGATTTTAACGAAAACTTAAAAGTTATAGAAAAATCCTGCCCGCTTTTCGTGCCTTTAGTGGAAGAAGGCTTTTTAAGCGAAGAAATAACGAAAAATATAATAAAATATTATTTAGCTTCCGTCGTAAAGGAAGAACCTGCATGCCTCGTTCTCGGCTGTACCCATTATCCTATTCTTAAAGATTTTATAGAAAAAGAAATAGGAGAAAATACAGAAATTATAGACTCCGGAGTCGAAACGGCGAGGTCCGTTAAAAATTATTTGGAAGAATTTGGAATGCTTAAATCCGGAACTGAATTCGGAAGCGAAACCTTTTTTGTAAGCGACGATTCAGAAAGATTTAAGGAACTTGGCGGTAAATTTCTCGGCAGGTCCATTGATAACGTTTACGTCGTTAATTTTTCGTAGCGGAAGCATTTTCTTTATAAAAAATGCTATTAAATATTATTAAGTAATATATATAATCAATTATAAGCATAAAACAGGAGTATTTATCATATGATAAAAAATTTAAGGGAAGAATTAAAAAAAAGGCTGATACTTTCGGACGGAGCTATGGGGACGGTCCTTCAGCTCAAAAACCTCCTGCCTAAAGGACTTCTTCCCGAAAGTTTCAATATTACCGGAAAAATTAAATATATAAAAGAAGTTCATAAAAGTTATTATAATGCCGGCAGCGAAATAATAGTGGCTAATACTTTCGGCGCCAACAGGCCAAAATTGGCCGAATACGGTTTGTCTGATAAAATTTACGAGGTAAATTTTAATGCCGTTAAAGCGGTTAAAGATATTGCTGGCGGCGATGCGCTTACGGCTATGTCTTTAGGTCCTACGGGAAAATTTATTTATCCGGTAGGCGATATTAATTTTAAAGAAAGCGTCGAAATTTACAAAGAGCAAGTAAAAGCCGGTTTAGACGCCGGAGCCGATATTTTTCAGCTTGAAACTATGATAGATTTGCAGGAAATAAGAAGCGCAATTATAGCCGTAAAAGAATTGTCCGATAAACCGGTTATAGCGATGATGACGTTTGACGCTACATACAGGACTATATTAGGAACTACTCCGGAAGTTTTTGCGATAACGGCAGACAGCCTCGGGGCGGACGTTATAGGAGCCAACTGTTCCGTCGGGCCGTCCGGAATTTACGAGATTTTAAAAAAGATGGCTTCGGTTACGGACATGCCGCTAATTTCTAAACCAAATGCAGGCATTCCTAAATTAAAAGACGGTATTACTATTTTTCCCGGGAAGCCAGAAGATTTCACGTCATTAGTTTCGGAACTTGCCCTTATAGGCGTCAGAATTATTTCGGCCTGTTGCGGCAGTAACGAAAATTTCATAAAAGCTTTACGAAAAGAGATAGACATCGTTAATAACTCCGGACTACCTGCGAAAGGCATAAAAAGAGAGGACGGATTATTAATAACGTCGAGAACGGAATTCGTCCCTATCGGTTATAAACATCCTCCTGTTATTATAGGAGAAAGAATTAATCCTACCGGCAAAAAAGACTTCATAGAAGAGCTTAAAAACGGAAAAACTAATTATATAAGAAAAACTGCGGTTAAACAGGTTGAAGCCGGAGCCGCCGTCCTCGATTTAAATGTCGGAGTTCCCGGAACCGACGAAAAAGTATCGATGAAAAACGGCATTATTGCAGTTGCTGCCGTATCGCATGTTCCAGTATCCATAGACTCCTCTAATCCCGATGTATTAGAGGAAGCTCTTATGCTGTATCCGGGTAAGCCGCTTGTTAATTCTATAAGCGGAGAAGAAAAGAAACTCTCTAAAATTATGCCGTTAATAAAAAAATACGGCGCCGGAGTTTTAATTTTAGCTTTAAACGACGAAGGCATTCCGGAAACTGCGGAAAAAAGAATAGATATAGCTTATGGAATATATAAAAGACTTATAGATTACGGTATAAAACCATACGATATAATCGTAGATTTTTTAACCCTGCCTATAAGCGCAGGGCAGGAAAAGTCTTTGGTAACGATAGATGCTCTGTCTAAAAATAAAAACGGCCTTAATCTCCCTACCGTTTTAGGCGTCAGCAACGTTTCTTTCGGTCTTCCCAAAAGATCTTATATAAATTCTTCGTTCCTTTCTTTATGCCTGAAAGAAGGACTTAGCGCCGCTATAATAAATCCGGAGGACGAGTATTTAACGGCTAATTTTTATGCTATGAATGCGCTTCTCGGCAAAGATTATTTATTTAAGAACTATATAAACAAATTTTCCGATTCCGCGAAAAACTATTCTTCAAATAAGAATGCCGGAAAAGAATCGGGAAGCGAAACAGATAAAACCGAAGGAGAACTTTTGCGCGAAGCTGTAATCCGGGGAGAAAAAGAACATATAACACAATATGTAGAAAAATTATTGTCTGACGGAGAATCGCCGTTAGACATAGGCAATAAATATTTAATTCCGGCGCTTGAAGAAGTCGGCAGGCTGTTTGAAAAAAATATCTATTTTCTTCCGCAAGTAATGGAAAGCGCCGATGCCATGAAAACGGCTTTTAGCCGCATTAAGCAGGAAATGCCCAAAAATTCGGAAATTTCTTCGGGTCCGAAAATATTAATGGCTACCGTAGAAGGCGACGTACACGATATAGGAAAAAATATAGTAACGATGCTTCTCGAGAATAACGGCTATGATGTCATAGACTTGGGAAGAAACGTAAAAACCGAAAAAATAATAGAAGAAGCTATGAAGAATAAAGTCGATTTTGTAGGACTGTCGGCTTTAATGACTACGACCGTAACAGAGATGGAGCATGTTATAAAAGAACTAAAGAAACATGGCGTAAAAGTTTTTTCTATGGTCGGGGGGGCCGTAGTAACCGAAGATTATGCTAAATCGATTAATGCCGATATCTATGCGAAGAATGCCATGGAAGCGGTAGAGAAGATTAAGAGCTTTTTTGCAAAATTATAATATTAATGTTACATTAGTTTTAATGTAACATTATGAATTTATTACATTTTTATTACAATTTTACAAAGCCTGTGAATTTCTTTTGTGAAAGCCTTATAATTTGAAAAAAGATTTTAGAAAAATTAAGCAGTTAATCAAAGTGATTAATTTTTAATCAATATTAAGCCTTTGATATTTAAAGTAAAATAAATTAACTTATTAATTTTATTATGCTTCTCAATAAAAAACAAAAAGCGGAAATTTTTTTATATATTTTTTTAAAATTCATCTTAAATAAAATATTAAAAAGAGAAGGCGACGTTCTTCCGGCTCATATTTTACGAAAAATAGATAAAAATGTTTTTAAAAATTTTGCGAAACATATAACCTCTCTCGGCATTCCCGTTATACTGGTAACCGGCACAAACGGAAAAACGACTACTTCCAACATTATTGCCGAAACCGTTAAATTTTCAGGAAAAGAAGTATGTTTTAATTCTAACGGCGCTAATATGACGAACGGAATTTTGGGGGCTATTATCGGTTCTTACAAATTATCGAAATCATCGGGTTTAGGTATTAAAGACATTGCATTGCTTGATTTTAAATTTAGCGCAGACATTATAGTCATGGAATGCGACGAAAAAGTTTTTCCCGACGTATGTTCGATTTTAAATCCTAAAATAATAACGGCTACTAATTTTTACAGGGATCAGTTAGACAGGTACGGAGAAGTAAACTCTACGGTATTTGGAATAAAAAAAGCCGTAAAAAAAATATCGGAAGAGCTTAAAAATAATAACTCAGGAAGAATTTCGTTAGTTCTGCCTTCTTTTGAGCCGTTAGCGGCTTTTTTGGGATATGATATAAACGCGGATAAAAAATATTTCGGTTTCGACGAATCATTTTTTAATTCAAATTATTCAAACGATATCAATTCCGCAGAAAATTTTACAGGAATTGAATTATCCGATGCGGTAACCTGCCCTAACTGTAAAAATATGATGTTCTCTTCAAAAGGCCATACGAAAAATCGTTTTTTATATGATTTTAAATGCGAAAAATGCGGTTTTGCGGGGCATGAACCCGACATAAAAGCAACGGAAAACATTTCGGGCAGTTTGACATTAGAATTAAAGGAAGAAAAACCTTCATTTTTTTCTTTTAAACCCGCTTTATCCGGAGATTATAACGCGGCGAACTATCTTGCGGCATATTCGATTTTAAAATATCATCTTAATATCGGCGACGATATTATAAAAACTTCGTTTGAAAATTTTAAAACTAAATTTGGCAGGTCGTATAAAAAAAAGTCAGGAGATTTTGAAATAAATATAGACTTAGTTAAAAATCCGGCAGGATTTTCGGGAGTTCTTAAAAAATTGACCGAAAGCGGTTCTAAGGTTAATATTTTATTCGCTTTTTCAGACAGGGCGGCTGACGGAAGGGACGTTTCATGGATATGGGACGTAGATTTTGAAAAATATAAGGATTACATAGAAAACGCCGTTATTTCGGGTTTAAGGCCTTACGACATGGCGTTAAGACTAAAAACGGCCGGTATGAACCCTAAAAAAATAACCGTAGAATATAATTTAAAAAAAGCGGTAGAGACTATTATGAATAAAGCGGAGGCGGCGGGTTTGAACGAAAAAAAAATATATATATTGCCTACCTATACCGAATTATTAAGGTTGAAAAAATATATAAACGGTATAAAATAAAATAAACGGCATATATAAAAATTTAAATAATAAATTTAAAACAATAATTAAATCATGATATTAACGTCTTACATTTTTATCGGTTTTGCGCTGGTTTTTACCTCTATAGGGCAGATTTTTCAAAAAATAGGTTCCGGAAAAATAAAAAAAGAGCATTTAAAAATAGGCATAAAATCTATTCTCGTTTTTTTTAACGGCTATATTTTTTTGGCTCTTATTATGCTTTTTTTTGCGACTATATTTTACCTGCTGGCATTGTCTTCCATGCCTCTTTCTATTGCCTACCCCTTGTTGTCGGGAGGTTACGTTCTCGTCGTCCTTCTTTCTAAATTATTCTTAAAAGAAAAAGTAAGCTTTAAAAGATGGATAGGCGTTTTTATCATCATAGCCGGTATATTTATTATATTCAATTCGGGCAAATGATTATCTTTATGTTTTAAGAATAAAATATAAAATATCTGGAGAAATTAAATATATGAAACTTCATTCCACTAAGGGATTTGTTATTTACGCAAAAAAAATGAATGAAGCGGATCTGCTCTTAAGTTATATAACCGAGGATTACGGGAAAATTACGTGTTTTGCAAATAACGCAAGGAAAAGTAAAAAAAGGTTTCTGGGAAAATTAGAGCCCGCTATGCTTACCATCATTAAATTTTATGAAAAACCGGGCATGACGCTTGATATATTATATGAAGTAGATCTTGTAGAGGATTATAAAAATCTCAGAAAAAATATCGACGTATATCTTTTTTTAACTAAACTTATCGAGATTTCAAGAGTCTTGTGCCAGGAAAGAGACATAAACAAAAATATATTTAATCTTATAAGAAATATTTATACGGGACTTAATAAATTAGAAACTTTAAATTCGCAGGACAGCAAACATACACCGTTAAACTCTATTCTTCTTAAATATGAGATTTTTTTTATTGCCAATCTTCTTAAATTTACCGGAATTTATCCTAATTTCACCGACTGTATAATCTGCGGCAAAAATAATGTTTATAACGAATTTGGATTCAGCCTTAAAAAAGGGGGCGTTATATGCAGTTCGTGCGTTAACGATAAAAACAATGGCTTTAAATATTTAGAAATAAAAAATATGCCGGTTAACTTTATAAATCTGTCTAATTTGATGACAGAATCCGATATTTCCATAATAAATAAGCTTAACGTCAAAGAAGATATACTTATAGATTGTTCGGCGTTTTTACGTGATTTTTTAACGTTTCATACCGGAAAAAGACTTAAGTCTTTTGAAACTATTTAATATATCCCATATTTTAGTTAAAAAATGGAAAATAAAAATAAAAACGAAATATTAAGGCGGTTTCCAAGCGTCCAGTCTGTATTGGAAAGAATTAAGGGTTCTTCGGAATATAAGGCTTTTCCCTATGAATTTGTAAAAGATAAATTAGAAAATTTAATAGAATCCGAAAAGAAAAAAGTTATCGAGTCGATGAAAAACGGAATCGATATGGATATTTCGGAAAACCTGTCTAAACTTGAACCGGAATTTTTTATTAAAAAACTTCTTAACGATTTAAACAATTTTTCTTTCAGTTTAAAAAGAGTCGTTAACGGAACGGGAGTCGTTATTCATACTAATTTAGGACGCTCTATTTTACCGAAAAGCGCTTTAGAGAATATTTTAAAAATATCGTCTTCGTACTCCGACCTGGAGTTTAATCTTTTGGAGGGAAAAAGAGGAAAAAGATATTCGCACGTAGAATACCTTCTTAAAAAAATTTTAAAATGCGAAAAAGCTATAGTAGTTAACAATAATGCGGCGGCGGTGTTTATGGCTCTTTCTACATTTTGTTCCGGAGCAAAAAAAGAGGTCGTAGTTTCAAGGGGCGAACTCGTAGAGATAGGAGGCTCGTTCAGGATACCGGATATTATGTCGGCTTCGGGGGCGGTTTTAACGGAAGTCGGGGCTACCAATAAAACTAAACTGGGCGATTATGAATCTGCCATAAACGAAAATACGGCTTTGCTGCTAAAAGTGCATCAAAGCAATTTCAGGATAATAGGTTTTACTGCAAGTCCTTCGGGAAAAGATATAGCTTCCATGGCCAAAAAGCACGGTATTCCGGTCATGGAGGATCTAGGCTCCGGAAGTTTCGTCGATATAAGAAGGTTCGGGCTTCCATATGAACCTACCGCCCAAGAGGTTATAGAAAACGGGGTCGATGTCGTTACTTTCAGCGGCGATAAACTTCTCGGCGGACCGCAGGCCGGAATAATAGCCGGAAAGGCAGAATACATAGACAGGATAGC belongs to Candidatus Acidulodesulfobacterium acidiphilum and includes:
- a CDS encoding Mur ligase family protein, whose product is MLLNKKQKAEIFLYIFLKFILNKILKREGDVLPAHILRKIDKNVFKNFAKHITSLGIPVILVTGTNGKTTTSNIIAETVKFSGKEVCFNSNGANMTNGILGAIIGSYKLSKSSGLGIKDIALLDFKFSADIIVMECDEKVFPDVCSILNPKIITATNFYRDQLDRYGEVNSTVFGIKKAVKKISEELKNNNSGRISLVLPSFEPLAAFLGYDINADKKYFGFDESFFNSNYSNDINSAENFTGIELSDAVTCPNCKNMMFSSKGHTKNRFLYDFKCEKCGFAGHEPDIKATENISGSLTLELKEEKPSFFSFKPALSGDYNAANYLAAYSILKYHLNIGDDIIKTSFENFKTKFGRSYKKKSGDFEINIDLVKNPAGFSGVLKKLTESGSKVNILFAFSDRAADGRDVSWIWDVDFEKYKDYIENAVISGLRPYDMALRLKTAGMNPKKITVEYNLKKAVETIMNKAEAAGLNEKKIYILPTYTELLRLKKYINGIK
- a CDS encoding glutamine amidotransferase, with the translated sequence MKKLELTAVDFYPEIMNIYGDRGNIIYFKYRCSVYGIEIKIIDVTIGRNYEKECESADIFFMGGGQDAEQALIYEDFFSGKKNILIESLNKNKIMLAICGGYQLLCNHYKSADGKIMKGISIFKGYTESGTPRLTGNIAVKSGGTVLIGFENHGGRTYLDGSQNCIGTVLKGHGNNGKDKTEGARTGNFFGTYMHGSFLPKNFVFCDYLIDLALQNKYGFNLLEALEINGVKAGEIDNNFELNARKDVRDLKGFI
- the queF gene encoding NADPH-dependent 7-cyano-7-deazaguanine reductase QueF translates to MEDKYLNKRFDILDEKNIDVEILETLDFRYKGSGTAVTISTKEFTSVCPWTGLPDTAEIFITYIPSKKLVEMKSLKYYLLSFRNVGILQEHAVNRIINDLSGLLKPEFMEVTAKFESRGGLDTLVKVKYEKRKIEKS
- a CDS encoding pyridoxal phosphate-dependent aminotransferase family protein; the protein is MSILSELISKKIEENKKSGFYRKIPDIKIEKLNSEPYSFTSHYNTVTVNLATNDYLGLSLNERVKTAAKQAIDLYGTSAGSSFLICGHYDIHSELEKELCRFKGGYDNCILYPSGYQANTGIIRALAGISPLNTVIIFDELSHASIIDGVIASGAKFKSFKHNDLYSLENVLLRYKDYQIKLVITEGVFSMDGDIPDLPAILDLTEKYGALSIIDDAHATGTIGKKGGGSSDFHNAKPDITIGTLGKALASNGAFVLSSGSIIEYLVNFSRAFIFSTGIPPSSAASALSALKIVEENPDIVLKLQNNAKFAREYLKESGLNTLNSSTQIIPILIGEEEKAVSIEKELLKGGIYLKAVRYPAVVKNKAILRLGINLTVDDALFKNVLEEIVRKVKS
- a CDS encoding 5-methyltetrahydrofolate--homocysteine methyltransferase, translated to MIKNLREELKKRLILSDGAMGTVLQLKNLLPKGLLPESFNITGKIKYIKEVHKSYYNAGSEIIVANTFGANRPKLAEYGLSDKIYEVNFNAVKAVKDIAGGDALTAMSLGPTGKFIYPVGDINFKESVEIYKEQVKAGLDAGADIFQLETMIDLQEIRSAIIAVKELSDKPVIAMMTFDATYRTILGTTPEVFAITADSLGADVIGANCSVGPSGIYEILKKMASVTDMPLISKPNAGIPKLKDGITIFPGKPEDFTSLVSELALIGVRIISACCGSNENFIKALRKEIDIVNNSGLPAKGIKREDGLLITSRTEFVPIGYKHPPVIIGERINPTGKKDFIEELKNGKTNYIRKTAVKQVEAGAAVLDLNVGVPGTDEKVSMKNGIIAVAAVSHVPVSIDSSNPDVLEEALMLYPGKPLVNSISGEEKKLSKIMPLIKKYGAGVLILALNDEGIPETAEKRIDIAYGIYKRLIDYGIKPYDIIVDFLTLPISAGQEKSLVTIDALSKNKNGLNLPTVLGVSNVSFGLPKRSYINSSFLSLCLKEGLSAAIINPEDEYLTANFYAMNALLGKDYLFKNYINKFSDSAKNYSSNKNAGKESGSETDKTEGELLREAVIRGEKEHITQYVEKLLSDGESPLDIGNKYLIPALEEVGRLFEKNIYFLPQVMESADAMKTAFSRIKQEMPKNSEISSGPKILMATVEGDVHDIGKNIVTMLLENNGYDVIDLGRNVKTEKIIEEAMKNKVDFVGLSALMTTTVTEMEHVIKELKKHGVKVFSMVGGAVVTEDYAKSINADIYAKNAMEAVEKIKSFFAKL
- the recO gene encoding DNA repair protein RecO, with product MKLHSTKGFVIYAKKMNEADLLLSYITEDYGKITCFANNARKSKKRFLGKLEPAMLTIIKFYEKPGMTLDILYEVDLVEDYKNLRKNIDVYLFLTKLIEISRVLCQERDINKNIFNLIRNIYTGLNKLETLNSQDSKHTPLNSILLKYEIFFIANLLKFTGIYPNFTDCIICGKNNVYNEFGFSLKKGGVICSSCVNDKNNGFKYLEIKNMPVNFINLSNLMTESDISIINKLNVKEDILIDCSAFLRDFLTFHTGKRLKSFETI
- a CDS encoding glutamate racemase, with translation MKFNNSPIGIFDSGLGGLTVFKEIRKILPFEDLIYFGDTARVPYGNKSKETIIKYSSEILGFLTDKKIKIAIVACNTSSSLALDYLRKISPVPVFGVIEPGAQKAVEVSLKISGRKIIAVIGTSATVKSGAYSKTIKEKAGLLYGIKKVEMANVSNIDFNENLKVIEKSCPLFVPLVEEGFLSEEITKNIIKYYLASVVKEEPACLVLGCTHYPILKDFIEKEIGENTEIIDSGVETARSVKNYLEEFGMLKSGTEFGSETFFVSDDSERFKELGGKFLGRSIDNVYVVNFS
- a CDS encoding methyltransferase domain-containing protein; the protein is MIDKNKVKKNFSSAEEYDNHTSYHNITMAMISESVKEFNKNGKFLQILDVGCGTAQGYDALKTNLNQGGFKYFGLDIAIGLLDKAKERINKTGRGSNDAYLINGDAELLPFKPDKFDVIFSNITIHWLNDIDIFLLRCKTSLKNDGIMIFAFLISGTLQELKESFKYDENCCGLKFHEFPEIGSYKKKIEAFGLKIEYCDIIEYTETAESSLSLLKRINLLGAKNTFDNNNHKTGLLRKGLKNYDKNYRNEDDMVYCTYKIAYLIISKKINLR
- a CDS encoding L-seryl-tRNA(Sec) selenium transferase, encoding MENKNKNEILRRFPSVQSVLERIKGSSEYKAFPYEFVKDKLENLIESEKKKVIESMKNGIDMDISENLSKLEPEFFIKKLLNDLNNFSFSLKRVVNGTGVVIHTNLGRSILPKSALENILKISSSYSDLEFNLLEGKRGKRYSHVEYLLKKILKCEKAIVVNNNAAAVFMALSTFCSGAKKEVVVSRGELVEIGGSFRIPDIMSASGAVLTEVGATNKTKLGDYESAINENTALLLKVHQSNFRIIGFTASPSGKDIASMAKKHGIPVMEDLGSGSFVDIRRFGLPYEPTAQEVIENGVDVVTFSGDKLLGGPQAGIIAGKAEYIDRIAANPLNRAFRIDKMTLAGLEAVFFEYLDLDRAVKNIPTLSLIAQSESEIKRKALKLLNLIKMSENIDKAVFEFKITEDFSLVGGGALPDYELKTYSLSIIHKKIGASGIGEIFRKAKIPVIGKIKNGEFRLDMRTVFHGDFNDIIDAITYV